From Actinoplanes oblitus, a single genomic window includes:
- a CDS encoding lactonase family protein, whose protein sequence is MGANAEYVFVGCYTADKGGEGDGITLLRRDPATGALTRLGLAARTPSPSFLTQHPTLPVLYAVNELDEGSISAFTVAPDCSLIPLGVRSTGGADPCHLAVTADGRHLVVANYTSGSVAVHPLDDDGAPGERSDLLTLAGSGPDAERQAGPHAHMVVPDRNGPDVLISDLGSDRVWRSRLDPVSGRLGSPEPAVVAKPGTGPRHLTRSADGALLLAGELSGTLGWYRAAGGPVLEARGEVAASKVTGPVHPSEVTAGRDGRFVYLANRGPDTVSTFAWDGESATLIAETSTGGTWPRHMILIGDHLYVANERSHNVTVFRVDPDRGIPAAEGDPATEPSPTCLLRWTPTMIRP, encoded by the coding sequence ATGGGCGCGAACGCTGAGTACGTCTTCGTCGGGTGCTACACCGCTGACAAGGGAGGTGAGGGTGACGGCATCACGCTGCTGCGGCGTGATCCGGCCACCGGCGCGCTGACCCGGCTCGGCCTGGCCGCGCGCACCCCGTCACCGTCCTTCCTCACCCAGCACCCCACCCTCCCGGTCCTCTACGCGGTCAACGAGCTGGACGAGGGCTCGATCTCCGCCTTCACCGTCGCTCCGGACTGCTCGCTGATCCCGCTCGGTGTCCGCTCCACCGGCGGCGCGGACCCCTGCCACCTCGCGGTCACCGCGGACGGCCGGCACCTGGTGGTGGCCAACTACACGAGCGGCTCGGTGGCAGTGCATCCGCTGGACGACGACGGCGCCCCGGGCGAGCGCAGCGACCTGCTCACCCTGGCCGGCTCCGGCCCGGACGCGGAACGGCAGGCCGGCCCGCACGCGCACATGGTGGTGCCGGACCGCAACGGCCCGGACGTGCTGATCTCCGACCTGGGCTCGGACCGGGTGTGGCGGTCCCGGCTGGACCCGGTCTCCGGCCGGCTGGGCTCGCCCGAGCCGGCGGTGGTGGCGAAACCCGGCACCGGGCCGCGGCACCTGACCCGCTCGGCGGACGGCGCGCTGCTGCTGGCCGGCGAGCTGTCCGGCACGCTCGGCTGGTACCGCGCGGCCGGCGGACCGGTCCTGGAGGCGCGAGGGGAGGTGGCCGCCAGCAAGGTGACCGGTCCGGTTCATCCGTCCGAGGTGACCGCCGGCCGTGACGGCCGCTTCGTGTACCTGGCGAACCGCGGGCCGGACACCGTGTCGACGTTCGCCTGGGACGGGGAGAGCGCGACCCTGATCGCCGAGACATCGACCGGCGGCACTTGGCCACGACACATGATCTTGATTGGTGATCACCTCTACGTAGCCAATGAGCGTTCACACAACGTGACAGTTTTCCGGGTCGATCCGGACCGTGGAATACCGGCCGCGGAAGGGGATCCGGCCACCGAGCCGAGCCCCACCTGCCTGCTTCGGTGGACCCCGACAATGATCAGGCCATAG
- a CDS encoding substrate-binding and VWA domain-containing protein translates to MAIVVVIAGTWFGYSQLADSGCTGSIKLNVAATPEISPAVTNAANKWSQGGGNVNGTCVSVNVESLPSADVASAIAGQHGVNLSGLGQPSGAIQVPDVWLPDSSTWLLRLQNEASGFTPSKVTSVAQSPLVIAMPEPISKQLGLQGKKVAWSSLLGQIKASDGPRFGIVNPARDASGLAALMSIGSAIGAGQGSVPKLVDALTYLAKSRSELRDELLESFPKATDEGTLLESLGAAPLSEEDVIAYNAKRPPVALSALYLEPNSVPMDYPYSVLPQVVDGQKIDAAQALLKQLTASSFKNEISAQGLRAPDGTYGSSFVAPAGAPPASPAISAPAAGSDKGGTAAAGLDATAVSKVVGSWNATTQAGRVLAVFDVSGSMNRPVPTANNASRADVTKAAATTGLSLFSDEWAVGVWRFSTDMGPNHRPWEELIPITSLRSNRKGVQATIPRLTPKEDGDTGLYNTVLDAYNYAKANWKQGKVNSVILFTDGENDNVNGIDQAQLLAQLKKVQDPKRFVRLVLIGIGNDVNKNELGTIQKAVRGSGLYFAPDPTKITDIFLQAIGSRTGVE, encoded by the coding sequence ATGGCGATCGTCGTCGTTATCGCGGGAACGTGGTTCGGATACAGCCAGCTGGCTGATTCCGGCTGCACCGGCTCCATCAAGCTGAACGTCGCCGCCACCCCTGAGATATCACCCGCCGTCACCAACGCTGCGAACAAGTGGTCGCAGGGCGGGGGCAACGTGAACGGCACCTGTGTGTCCGTCAACGTGGAGTCCCTCCCCTCGGCCGACGTCGCCAGCGCGATCGCGGGACAGCACGGGGTCAACCTGTCCGGCCTGGGGCAGCCGTCCGGCGCCATCCAGGTGCCCGACGTGTGGCTCCCGGACTCGTCGACCTGGCTGCTGCGCCTGCAGAACGAGGCCTCCGGCTTCACGCCGTCCAAGGTCACGTCGGTGGCGCAGAGCCCACTGGTCATCGCCATGCCCGAGCCGATCTCCAAGCAGCTCGGCCTGCAGGGCAAGAAGGTCGCCTGGAGCTCGCTGCTGGGGCAGATCAAGGCGTCCGACGGCCCACGGTTCGGCATCGTGAACCCGGCCCGCGACGCGTCCGGTCTCGCCGCGCTGATGTCGATCGGCTCGGCCATCGGCGCCGGCCAGGGCAGCGTCCCGAAACTGGTGGACGCGCTGACCTACCTCGCCAAGAGCCGCTCCGAGCTGCGCGACGAGTTGCTCGAGTCGTTCCCGAAAGCGACCGACGAGGGCACCCTGCTGGAAAGCCTCGGCGCCGCGCCGCTCTCCGAGGAGGACGTGATCGCGTACAACGCGAAGCGGCCGCCCGTCGCGCTGAGCGCGCTCTACCTGGAGCCCAACTCGGTGCCGATGGACTACCCGTACTCGGTGCTGCCGCAGGTGGTCGACGGTCAGAAGATCGACGCCGCGCAGGCTCTGCTCAAGCAGCTGACCGCGTCCTCGTTCAAGAACGAGATCTCGGCACAGGGCCTGCGTGCCCCGGACGGCACGTACGGCTCCAGCTTCGTGGCCCCGGCCGGCGCCCCGCCGGCGTCCCCGGCGATCAGCGCGCCCGCGGCCGGCAGCGACAAGGGCGGGACGGCCGCGGCCGGTCTGGACGCCACCGCGGTCAGCAAGGTGGTCGGCTCCTGGAACGCGACCACCCAGGCCGGTCGGGTGCTGGCGGTCTTCGACGTCTCCGGCTCGATGAACCGTCCGGTGCCCACCGCCAACAACGCCTCCCGGGCGGACGTCACCAAGGCGGCGGCCACCACCGGTCTCAGCCTGTTCAGCGACGAGTGGGCGGTCGGCGTCTGGCGCTTCTCCACCGACATGGGGCCGAACCACCGGCCCTGGGAGGAGCTCATCCCGATCACCTCGCTGCGCAGCAACCGGAAGGGTGTTCAGGCCACCATCCCGCGGCTCACGCCGAAGGAGGACGGTGACACCGGGCTCTACAACACGGTGCTCGACGCGTACAACTACGCCAAGGCGAACTGGAAGCAGGGCAAGGTCAACTCGGTGATCCTGTTCACCGACGGCGAGAACGACAACGTCAACGGCATCGACCAGGCGCAGCTGCTCGCCCAGCTGAAGAAGGTCCAGGACCCGAAACGCTTCGTCCGCCTCGTGCTGATCGGCATCGGCAACGACGTCAACAAGAACGAGCTCGGCACGATCCAGAAGGCGGTCCGCGGCAGCGGCCTCTACTTCGCCCCGGACCCGACCAAGATCACGGATATCTTCCTGCAGGCGATCGGTTCGCGCACCGGCGTCGAGTAA
- a CDS encoding ROK family protein — protein MTARMSSPSSTPVRQSSVRAHNLALVLNTVANRANPPSRAAVAAATGLTRATVSALVDDLIEGGLLIELDPPPRTGAGRPAAGLALTSAGPAGLGLEINVDYLAACVVDLTGAVRQRFIEHADQRPAAAADALAALGGLAARARLAAEADGLVVAGATLAVPGLVSAGVVRVAPNLGWQDVAAPALLREVPELAGLPVTVDNEANLAALGELRVAGGEQTFLYVSGEIGIGAGLVIDGELYRGARGWSGEIGHLTVDPDGKPCRCGATGCLEQYAGQEALAADEPGAAAALGIALSTVVNLLDVPVIVLGGAYAPYFERLRDGIEAELRRRVLTAGLAPVTLRAARLGADAAVRGAADTVIRGVRDDPAGWLRRAG, from the coding sequence GTGACGGCCCGGATGTCCTCCCCCTCCAGCACTCCCGTCCGGCAGTCCAGCGTGCGGGCCCATAATCTCGCGCTGGTTCTCAACACCGTGGCGAACAGGGCGAATCCCCCATCCCGCGCGGCCGTCGCGGCGGCCACCGGGCTCACCCGGGCCACCGTCTCGGCGCTCGTCGACGACCTGATCGAGGGTGGGCTGCTGATCGAGCTGGACCCGCCGCCGCGGACCGGCGCCGGCCGTCCGGCGGCCGGCCTGGCACTCACCTCGGCCGGCCCGGCCGGGCTGGGCCTGGAGATCAACGTCGACTACCTGGCGGCCTGCGTGGTCGACCTGACCGGCGCCGTCCGGCAGCGCTTCATCGAGCACGCCGACCAGCGCCCGGCCGCCGCCGCCGACGCGCTCGCCGCGCTGGGTGGGCTGGCCGCCCGCGCCCGGCTCGCCGCCGAGGCCGACGGGCTGGTCGTGGCCGGCGCCACGCTGGCCGTGCCCGGCCTGGTCTCGGCCGGCGTGGTCCGGGTCGCGCCCAACCTCGGCTGGCAGGACGTGGCCGCCCCGGCCCTGCTGCGCGAGGTGCCCGAGCTGGCCGGCCTACCGGTGACGGTGGACAACGAGGCGAATCTCGCGGCGCTCGGCGAGCTGCGGGTGGCCGGCGGCGAGCAGACCTTCCTGTACGTCTCCGGCGAGATCGGCATCGGCGCCGGACTGGTGATCGACGGCGAGCTCTACCGCGGCGCGCGGGGCTGGAGCGGCGAGATCGGGCACCTGACCGTGGACCCGGACGGGAAACCGTGCCGGTGCGGCGCGACCGGCTGCCTGGAGCAGTACGCCGGCCAGGAGGCGCTCGCGGCCGACGAGCCGGGGGCCGCCGCCGCGCTGGGCATCGCGCTGTCCACCGTGGTCAACCTGCTGGACGTGCCGGTGATCGTGCTGGGCGGGGCCTACGCGCCGTACTTCGAGCGGCTGCGCGACGGGATCGAGGCGGAGCTGCGGCGCCGGGTGCTGACCGCCGGGCTGGCGCCGGTGACGCTGCGGGCCGCCCGGCTCGGGGCGGACGCGGCGGTGCGCGGGGCGGCGGACACGGTGATCCGCGGGGTGCGTGACGACCCGGCCGGTTGGCTGCGGCGGGCGGGCTGA
- the xylA gene encoding xylose isomerase: MSVQATRDDKFSFGLWTVGWQARDPFGDATRPAIDPVETVHKLAEIGAYGVTFHDDDLVPFGADAQTRDGIVAGFKKALDETGLIVPMVTTNLFTHPVFKDGGFTSNDRNVRRYALRKVLRQMDLGAELGAKTLVLWGGREGAEYDSAKDVKAALDRYREALNLLAQYSEDRGYGFRFAIEPKPNEPRGDILLPTAGHAIAFTQELERPELFGINPEVGHEQMSNLNFTQGIAQALWHGKLFHIDLNGQHGPKYDQDLVFGHGDLLNAFSLVDLLENGLDGGRAYDGPRHFDYKPSRTEDLDGVWESAKANIRMYLLLKERAKAFRADPEVQAALAASKVAELSTPTLNAGESYADLLADRSAFEDFDADAVGAQGYGFVKLNQLAIEHLLGAR; encoded by the coding sequence GTGTCGGTGCAGGCCACTCGTGATGACAAGTTCTCCTTCGGTCTCTGGACCGTCGGCTGGCAGGCGCGCGACCCGTTCGGTGACGCCACCCGCCCGGCCATCGACCCGGTCGAGACCGTGCACAAGCTCGCCGAGATCGGGGCGTACGGCGTCACGTTCCACGACGACGACCTGGTGCCGTTCGGTGCCGACGCGCAGACCCGTGACGGCATCGTCGCCGGGTTCAAGAAGGCGCTCGACGAGACCGGCCTGATCGTCCCGATGGTGACCACCAACCTGTTCACCCACCCGGTGTTCAAGGACGGCGGCTTCACCAGCAACGACCGCAACGTCCGGCGCTACGCGCTGCGCAAGGTGCTGCGCCAGATGGACCTCGGTGCCGAGCTGGGCGCCAAGACCCTGGTCCTGTGGGGCGGCCGGGAGGGCGCGGAGTACGACTCGGCCAAGGACGTCAAGGCCGCCCTGGACCGTTACCGCGAGGCGCTCAACCTGCTCGCGCAGTACTCGGAGGACCGGGGCTACGGCTTCCGCTTCGCCATCGAGCCGAAGCCGAACGAGCCCCGCGGCGACATCCTGCTCCCGACCGCCGGCCACGCCATCGCGTTCACCCAGGAGCTGGAGCGCCCCGAGCTGTTCGGGATCAACCCCGAGGTCGGCCACGAGCAGATGTCGAACCTCAACTTCACCCAGGGCATCGCCCAGGCGCTGTGGCACGGCAAGCTCTTCCACATCGACCTGAACGGCCAGCACGGCCCGAAGTACGACCAGGACCTGGTCTTCGGCCACGGCGACCTGCTCAACGCGTTCTCCCTGGTCGACCTGCTGGAGAACGGGCTGGACGGCGGCCGCGCCTACGACGGCCCGCGGCACTTCGACTACAAGCCGTCGCGCACCGAGGACCTGGACGGCGTCTGGGAGTCGGCAAAGGCGAACATCCGGATGTACCTGCTGCTCAAGGAGCGGGCCAAGGCGTTCCGCGCCGACCCCGAGGTGCAGGCCGCCCTGGCCGCGTCCAAGGTCGCCGAGCTGAGCACCCCGACGCTCAACGCCGGCGAGAGCTACGCCGACCTGCTCGCCGACCGCAGCGCGTTCGAGGACTTCGACGCGGACGCCGTGGGCGCGCAGGGCTACGGCTTCGTCAAGCTCAACCAGCTCGCGATCGAGCACCTGCTCGGGGCCCGCTGA
- the xylB gene encoding xylulokinase produces MALVAGIDSSTQSCKVVIRDAETGKLIRQGRAAHPDGTEVHPDAWWAALRQAIEEAGGLDDVAAASVAGQQHGMVALDARGEVVRPALLWNDTRSAGAAADLIRELGGPDRWADAVGIVPVASFTLTKLRWLARAEPENAARVAAVCLPHDWLTWKLSGSTDIADLKTDRSDASGTLYWSAKTNEYRHDLLELGFGRKLMVPEVLGPTGVAGHLPNGAPLGPGAGDNAAAALGTGALPGDVIVSIGTSGTVFVSSDAAPVDPSGTVAGFADTTGRFLPIVVTLNAARVLDAAATLLGVSHDELSRLALTAPAGADGLVLVPYLEGERTPNRPDATGAIHGLTLRTSTPAHLARAAVEGMLCALADGLDALVGQGALANRMVLVGGGAKSEAVRRIAPALFGKPVLVPPPGEYVADGAARQAAWITLGGDVPPAWSAETPATYEDDPVPLIREQYAAAQHAVLDRTR; encoded by the coding sequence ATGGCGCTGGTTGCCGGGATCGACAGCTCGACCCAGTCGTGCAAGGTCGTGATCCGTGATGCCGAGACCGGGAAGCTGATCCGGCAGGGCCGGGCCGCGCACCCGGACGGCACCGAGGTGCATCCGGACGCCTGGTGGGCCGCGCTGCGGCAGGCGATCGAGGAGGCGGGCGGTCTCGACGACGTGGCCGCCGCCTCGGTCGCCGGGCAGCAGCACGGAATGGTCGCGCTGGACGCGCGGGGCGAGGTGGTTCGGCCCGCGCTGCTCTGGAACGACACCCGCAGCGCGGGCGCCGCCGCCGACCTGATCCGGGAGCTCGGCGGGCCGGACAGGTGGGCGGACGCGGTCGGCATCGTGCCGGTCGCCAGCTTCACGCTGACCAAGCTGCGCTGGCTGGCCCGCGCCGAGCCGGAGAACGCCGCCCGGGTGGCAGCGGTCTGCCTGCCGCACGACTGGCTGACCTGGAAACTGTCGGGCTCCACCGACATCGCGGACCTCAAGACCGATCGCAGCGACGCCAGCGGCACCCTCTACTGGTCGGCCAAGACCAACGAGTACCGGCACGACCTGCTGGAACTCGGCTTCGGCCGCAAGCTGATGGTGCCCGAGGTGCTGGGCCCGACGGGCGTCGCGGGGCACCTGCCCAACGGCGCCCCGCTGGGCCCGGGCGCCGGTGACAACGCGGCGGCCGCCCTCGGCACCGGCGCGCTGCCCGGCGACGTGATCGTCTCGATCGGGACGTCCGGCACGGTCTTCGTCTCGTCCGACGCGGCGCCGGTCGACCCGAGCGGCACGGTGGCCGGCTTCGCCGACACCACCGGGCGGTTCCTGCCGATCGTCGTCACCCTCAACGCCGCCCGGGTGCTGGACGCGGCCGCCACCCTGCTCGGCGTCTCGCACGACGAGCTGTCCCGGCTCGCGCTCACCGCGCCCGCCGGGGCGGACGGCCTGGTCCTGGTGCCGTACCTGGAGGGCGAGCGGACCCCGAACCGGCCGGACGCCACGGGCGCGATCCACGGGCTCACCCTGCGTACCTCCACCCCGGCGCACCTGGCCCGGGCCGCCGTGGAGGGCATGCTCTGCGCCCTCGCCGACGGCCTGGACGCGCTGGTCGGGCAGGGTGCGCTGGCGAACCGGATGGTGCTGGTCGGCGGCGGCGCCAAGAGCGAGGCGGTGCGACGGATCGCGCCGGCCCTGTTCGGCAAGCCGGTGCTGGTCCCACCGCCGGGCGAGTACGTCGCCGACGGCGCGGCCCGGCAGGCGGCCTGGATCACCCTGGGCGGGGACGTCCCGCCCGCCTGGTCCGCGGAAACCCCCGCGACGTACGAGGACGACCCGGTCCCGTTGATCCGCGAACAGTACGCTGCCGCGCAGCACGCGGTACTCGACCGGACCCGCTGA
- a CDS encoding pectinesterase family protein, translating to MATRKRKLLGAAAVLAVPAGLIGWAVLPSEAATAPAAGGVYTLAVKKSGMCVDVPSAAKDDKALLQQWGCTANAAWQQFQVVARGGNFQLKNVNSGKCVDVPSASTASGVQLWQYTCGTGTNQQWRFVASGTGTFQIVSVSSGLCVSDQAASTASGAAIIQETCTANSNKQWAFTPVTGATTPPTGGTFTVASDGTGKYRTVQAAIDAVPANNTSRATITIKPGTYREVLTVPSNKPFVTLAGGGGAASDTVLVYNNSAHTSGTSGSASVSVAGKDFVASNLTIANDYDENTYEDGDQAVALKLGGDRATLDNVRLLGDQDTFLLNSGRSYIKNSYVEGTVDFIFGGGTGVFNATRVHEKRTTGGPITAARTDAANPYGFLFYKCTITGATNNTTQLGRPWGPDAQVLYRESSLSATVKTAQPWIDMSSNSWQNARFLEYRNTGSGATTNSNRPQLSDAQAANHTPQKYLAGTDNWNPVG from the coding sequence GTGGCGACTCGCAAGCGGAAACTGCTGGGCGCGGCGGCGGTGCTCGCCGTCCCGGCCGGCCTGATCGGCTGGGCGGTGCTGCCGTCGGAGGCGGCCACCGCCCCGGCGGCCGGTGGTGTCTACACGCTGGCTGTGAAGAAGAGCGGCATGTGCGTCGATGTGCCGTCGGCTGCCAAGGACGACAAGGCGCTGTTGCAGCAGTGGGGTTGCACCGCGAATGCGGCTTGGCAGCAGTTCCAGGTGGTGGCGCGGGGCGGCAACTTCCAGTTGAAGAACGTCAACAGTGGCAAGTGTGTCGACGTGCCGTCGGCGTCCACCGCCTCGGGTGTGCAGCTGTGGCAGTACACCTGCGGGACCGGCACCAATCAGCAGTGGAGGTTCGTGGCCTCGGGTACCGGCACGTTCCAGATCGTCAGCGTGAGCAGCGGGCTGTGCGTCTCCGACCAGGCCGCCTCGACCGCCTCGGGCGCGGCGATCATCCAGGAGACGTGCACCGCCAACTCGAACAAGCAGTGGGCGTTCACCCCGGTCACCGGCGCCACCACCCCGCCCACCGGGGGCACCTTCACCGTCGCGTCGGACGGCACCGGCAAGTACCGGACGGTGCAGGCGGCGATCGACGCGGTGCCGGCGAACAACACCAGCCGGGCCACCATCACCATCAAGCCGGGTACCTACCGTGAGGTGCTCACGGTGCCGTCGAACAAGCCCTTCGTCACCCTGGCCGGTGGTGGCGGCGCGGCGTCCGACACGGTGCTGGTCTACAACAACTCCGCGCACACCAGCGGCACCTCGGGCAGCGCCAGCGTCTCGGTGGCGGGCAAGGACTTCGTCGCGTCGAACCTGACCATCGCCAACGACTACGACGAGAACACCTACGAGGACGGCGACCAGGCCGTGGCCCTGAAGCTGGGCGGCGACCGGGCGACCCTGGACAACGTGCGGCTGCTCGGCGACCAGGACACGTTCCTGCTCAACAGCGGGCGGTCGTACATCAAGAACTCGTACGTCGAGGGCACCGTCGACTTCATCTTCGGCGGCGGCACCGGGGTCTTCAACGCCACCAGGGTCCACGAGAAGCGGACCACCGGCGGGCCGATCACCGCGGCCAGGACCGACGCGGCCAACCCGTACGGCTTCCTCTTCTACAAGTGCACGATCACCGGCGCCACGAACAACACCACGCAGCTCGGCCGGCCGTGGGGTCCGGACGCGCAGGTGCTGTACCGCGAGTCGTCGCTGAGCGCGACCGTCAAGACCGCGCAGCCGTGGATCGACATGTCGTCGAACTCCTGGCAGAACGCCCGTTTCCTGGAATACCGGAACACCGGCTCGGGCGCGACGACCAACAGCAACCGGCCGCAGCTCAGTGACGCGCAGGCCGCCAACCACACCCCGCAGAAGTACCTCGCGGGCACCGACAACTGGAACCCGGTGGGCTGA
- a CDS encoding RICIN domain-containing protein: MTKKRILLSAAVLAVPAAIVGWSVLPSNAATVPAAGSTYTLAVKKSGMCVDVPSAAKDDKALLQQWGCTANAAWQQFQVVARGGNFQLKNVNSGKCVDVPSASTASGVRLWQYTCGTGTNQQWRFVASGTGTFQIVSVSSGLCVSDQAASTASGAAIIQETCTANSNKQWAFTPVTGSTATPAPTASGGRTWSDTADGFASTGGGTTGGAAGTTVTVKTQADLTKYVTAAEPYVIRVAAPITITPKGTELKVTSNKTIVGAGTSGQILQGGFFLGAGVRNVIIRNLTIKDAAMAEDDPDDKVYDYDGIQMDTADHIWIDHNTITNMNDGLIDSRKDTTYLTVSWNVLSNENKAFGIGWTDNVTARMTIHHNWIHDTNQRNPSVDNVALAHLYNNYMQNITSYGNLSRGSTKLVLENSYFDHVVNPYYNDTSAAQLKQSGSVVVNSSGKQQTNGSAFNPKDYYSYALDAAADVPALLKKYAGPQATIGN, from the coding sequence ATGACGAAGAAGCGCATTCTCCTGTCCGCGGCCGTGCTGGCCGTCCCGGCCGCGATCGTCGGCTGGTCGGTCCTCCCGTCGAACGCGGCCACCGTGCCGGCCGCGGGCTCCACCTACACGCTGGCTGTGAAGAAGAGCGGCATGTGCGTCGATGTGCCGTCGGCTGCCAAGGACGACAAGGCGCTGTTGCAGCAGTGGGGTTGCACCGCGAATGCGGCTTGGCAGCAGTTCCAGGTGGTGGCGCGGGGCGGCAACTTCCAGTTGAAGAACGTCAACAGTGGCAAGTGTGTCGACGTGCCGTCGGCGTCCACCGCCTCGGGTGTGCGGCTGTGGCAGTACACCTGCGGGACCGGCACCAATCAGCAGTGGAGGTTCGTGGCCTCGGGTACCGGCACGTTCCAGATCGTCAGCGTGAGCAGCGGGCTGTGCGTCTCCGACCAGGCCGCCTCGACCGCCTCGGGCGCGGCGATCATCCAGGAGACGTGCACCGCCAACTCGAACAAGCAGTGGGCGTTCACCCCGGTCACCGGCTCCACCGCGACCCCGGCACCGACCGCGTCCGGCGGCCGGACCTGGTCCGACACCGCTGACGGCTTCGCCTCGACCGGCGGTGGCACCACCGGCGGTGCGGCCGGCACCACCGTCACCGTGAAGACCCAGGCCGACCTGACCAAGTACGTCACCGCCGCCGAGCCCTACGTGATCAGGGTGGCCGCGCCCATCACGATCACCCCGAAGGGCACCGAACTCAAGGTCACGTCGAACAAGACCATCGTCGGCGCCGGGACCAGCGGCCAGATCCTGCAGGGCGGTTTCTTCCTGGGCGCCGGCGTGCGGAACGTGATCATCCGCAACCTGACCATCAAGGACGCCGCGATGGCCGAGGACGACCCGGACGACAAGGTCTACGACTACGACGGCATCCAGATGGACACCGCCGACCACATCTGGATCGACCACAACACCATCACCAACATGAACGACGGCCTGATCGACAGCCGCAAGGACACCACGTACCTGACCGTGTCGTGGAACGTCCTGTCGAACGAGAACAAGGCGTTCGGCATCGGCTGGACGGACAACGTGACCGCCCGGATGACCATCCACCACAACTGGATCCACGACACCAACCAGCGCAACCCCAGCGTGGACAACGTCGCGCTGGCGCACCTCTACAACAACTACATGCAGAACATCACGTCGTACGGGAACCTCTCCCGTGGCTCGACCAAGCTGGTCCTGGAGAACAGCTACTTCGATCACGTGGTGAACCCGTACTACAACGACACGTCCGCCGCGCAGCTCAAGCAGTCCGGCAGCGTCGTGGTGAACTCCAGCGGCAAGCAGCAGACCAACGGCTCCGCCTTCAACCCGAAGGACTACTACTCGTACGCCCTGGACGCCGCCGCCGACGTCCCGGCGCTGCTGAAGAAGTACGCCGGTCCGCAGGCCACGATCGGCAACTGA
- a CDS encoding phosphotriesterase family protein, translating into MRTVLGDVEPAALGVCDAHDHLFLRSPALAGQELDDPAAALTELAAFAALGGGTVIQWTPWGMGGRHQELPALSRRSGVHIVAATGLHQAKHYDPERLRDVYERLPELFIGELTTAPVRAGLIKIAGSYHHLDDHARRVAAAAARAHHATGAPIGVHLEGGTAALDLLDLLCDTHRVPPGRVILGHLHRFPDTRVHRAVAEAGAYVAFDGPSRAHHQTDWRLLDSIAALVDAGHPDRILLGGDTVTAAARSTADGPGMPFLLSGLRPRLEREIGGDVATAVLITNPARAFAADWRTAA; encoded by the coding sequence GTGCGTACCGTCCTGGGTGACGTCGAACCGGCGGCGCTGGGCGTGTGCGACGCGCACGATCACCTGTTCCTGCGCTCCCCGGCCCTGGCGGGTCAGGAACTCGACGACCCGGCGGCGGCGCTGACCGAGCTGGCCGCGTTCGCGGCGCTCGGCGGCGGCACGGTGATCCAGTGGACCCCGTGGGGCATGGGCGGCCGGCACCAGGAGTTGCCCGCGCTGTCCCGGCGCTCGGGCGTGCACATCGTCGCGGCGACCGGCCTGCACCAGGCGAAACACTACGACCCCGAACGGCTGCGGGACGTGTACGAGCGACTGCCCGAACTGTTCATCGGCGAGCTGACCACCGCTCCGGTGCGCGCCGGCCTCATCAAGATCGCCGGGAGCTACCACCATCTCGACGACCACGCCCGGCGGGTGGCCGCCGCCGCGGCGCGGGCCCATCACGCCACCGGCGCCCCGATCGGCGTGCACCTGGAGGGCGGAACCGCCGCGCTCGACCTGCTCGACCTGCTCTGCGACACGCACCGGGTGCCGCCCGGCCGGGTGATCCTCGGGCACCTGCACCGGTTCCCGGATACGCGGGTGCACCGTGCGGTCGCCGAGGCCGGCGCGTACGTGGCGTTCGACGGGCCGTCCCGGGCCCATCACCAGACCGACTGGCGGTTGCTGGACAGCATCGCCGCGCTGGTGGACGCCGGCCATCCGGACCGGATCCTGCTCGGCGGGGACACCGTGACGGCCGCCGCCCGCTCGACCGCTGACGGGCCCGGCATGCCGTTCCTGCTCAGCGGCCTGCGGCCGCGCCTCGAACGGGAGATCGGCGGCGACGTGGCCACCGCCGTCCTGATCACCAACCCGGCGCGGGCCTTCGCCGCCGACTGGCGCACGGCGGCTTGA
- a CDS encoding carboxymuconolactone decarboxylase family protein — MPDLSEHLAPATLDRDRGYRMLDVLQDEPTRLATLPAVERLAPGFADWVVTSLFGGTYQRDGLSLRDRQLVNLAALATLGGVDPQLTGHVRTSLRVGLDREQIVEVFVHLAPYIGVPRALAGLRVVGAALDAVEHAGGDPQ, encoded by the coding sequence ATGCCCGACCTGTCCGAACACCTGGCTCCGGCGACGCTCGACCGCGACCGGGGCTATCGCATGCTGGACGTCCTGCAGGACGAGCCGACGCGGCTGGCCACCCTGCCGGCCGTCGAGCGGCTCGCGCCCGGCTTCGCCGACTGGGTCGTCACCAGCCTGTTCGGCGGCACCTACCAGCGGGACGGGCTGTCGCTGCGCGACCGGCAGCTGGTGAACCTCGCGGCGCTCGCCACCCTCGGCGGCGTGGACCCGCAGCTCACCGGGCACGTGCGGACCTCGCTGCGGGTCGGCCTGGACCGGGAGCAGATCGTCGAGGTGTTCGTGCACCTGGCGCCGTACATCGGCGTGCCCAGGGCGCTGGCCGGGCTGCGGGTGGTGGGCGCCGCGCTGGACGCCGTCGAGCACGCGGGCGGTGATCCGCAGTGA